One Capillibacterium thermochitinicola genomic region harbors:
- a CDS encoding ParA family protein: MGKVFAITNQKGGVGKTTTAVNLGAYLAVLGKKVLVLDNDPQGNATSGLGLRKSEIKKCIYDVLVSEIPIEEVILPTQVPNLWAAPATIRLAGAEAELVGMMARDQRLRRSIEPVRQAYDYILIDCPPSLGNLTLNALAAADAVIVPIQCEYYALEGLSQLMKTLQLVQKYSNPSLEVEGVVLTMYDHRTNLSQQVAEEVRNYFQDRVYNSVIPRNIRLSEAPSHGLPINLYDNRSKGAEAYFELAKEVIARE, from the coding sequence ATGGGAAAAGTTTTTGCCATCACTAACCAGAAGGGTGGCGTTGGCAAGACAACGACCGCAGTTAATCTCGGTGCTTACTTAGCAGTTTTAGGGAAAAAAGTTTTAGTACTAGATAACGACCCCCAAGGGAATGCGACCAGTGGCTTAGGGCTGCGGAAAAGTGAGATTAAAAAATGCATTTATGATGTTTTAGTGAGCGAAATCCCCATTGAAGAAGTGATCCTTCCCACCCAAGTCCCAAACTTATGGGCCGCACCGGCTACTATTCGCTTGGCCGGGGCCGAGGCGGAATTGGTTGGTATGATGGCGCGCGACCAGCGTCTCCGCCGTTCCATTGAACCGGTCAGACAAGCATATGACTATATTTTAATCGATTGCCCCCCTTCCCTTGGGAATTTAACCCTTAATGCCCTAGCGGCGGCGGATGCGGTGATCGTACCGATTCAATGTGAATATTACGCTTTGGAAGGCCTCAGCCAACTGATGAAGACTTTACAGTTGGTCCAGAAGTATTCTAATCCATCACTGGAAGTGGAAGGGGTCGTTTTAACCATGTATGACCACCGGACTAACCTTTCCCAACAGGTGGCGGAGGAAGTCCGGAACTATTTCCAAGACCGCGTTTATAATTCGGTAATTCCCAGGAACATCAGGCTCAGCGAAGCACCGAGTCACGGTTTACCGATTAATCTGTATGATAATCGTTCTAAGGGTGCCGAGGCCTACTTTGAATTGGCTAAGGAAGTGATTGCCCGTGAATAA
- a CDS encoding ParB/RepB/Spo0J family partition protein translates to MNKTRALGKGLGALIPQLEEEDLQNTQEIPVESIEPNPYQPRRHFDPESLQELAASIKEHGVLQPLLVRRKGDGYQLIAGERRLRAARQVGLTTVPVVVKELDDRTIMEIALVENLQREDLNPMEEAEAYQRLMAEFNLTQEEVAKAVGKSRSAIANTLRLLNLPEPIQQMVAEGQLTMGHARALLSLEQPEQQLYISEKILQEKLSVRETEELVRQIHLSGVSRETLTGEENKKPKVRQKIDPNLQAIIDDMTRIFGTKVNIKSSGDRGKIEIEYYSPEEFERITEILLSL, encoded by the coding sequence GTGAATAAAACACGCGCTTTGGGTAAAGGGTTAGGGGCGCTCATTCCACAGCTGGAAGAAGAGGACCTCCAGAACACACAAGAAATCCCGGTGGAAAGTATCGAGCCAAACCCTTATCAACCCCGACGACACTTTGACCCGGAAAGTCTACAAGAATTAGCTGCCTCCATCAAAGAGCATGGAGTTCTCCAACCCTTACTGGTGCGGAGAAAAGGCGACGGCTACCAGCTCATCGCGGGCGAGCGCCGTTTGCGGGCGGCGAGACAGGTCGGTCTGACCACGGTTCCCGTCGTGGTCAAAGAATTGGACGACCGCACGATTATGGAGATTGCGTTGGTCGAAAATTTGCAGCGGGAAGATTTAAACCCTATGGAAGAAGCCGAAGCGTACCAACGGCTAATGGCGGAGTTTAATCTGACCCAAGAAGAAGTAGCCAAGGCCGTAGGGAAGAGCCGGTCGGCCATCGCCAATACCTTACGTTTGCTTAATTTGCCGGAACCAATTCAGCAGATGGTTGCTGAAGGCCAACTGACAATGGGACATGCCCGTGCGCTCCTTAGCCTTGAACAGCCAGAGCAACAGCTTTATATCAGCGAAAAGATTCTCCAGGAAAAACTATCGGTTCGCGAGACGGAAGAATTGGTGCGCCAGATCCATCTCTCTGGTGTTTCACGTGAAACATTGACGGGGGAAGAGAACAAGAAGCCAAAGGTTAGGCAAAAAATTGATCCAAACCTCCAAGCAATCATTGATGATATGACCCGGATCTTTGGCACTAAAGTTAATATTAAAAGCAGTGGTGACCGGGGGAAGATCGAGATTGAATATTACTCACCGGAAGAATTTGAAAGAATCACGGAAATTTTGTTGAGTTTATAG
- a CDS encoding DUF4446 family protein: MAEIIEFFSSLSPQERFFWVLLVIQGLVLLGLLITGFQLHKLMNRYRLLLTGNKGANLEEILLDLGERMKNAEERLLSGEARIDQLEREATAYLQRWALQRYKAFANVGGDQSFSLVLLDRKGNGVMLSSIYGRDESRVYAKSISGGKANYPLSDEEEQVLAAALEGRK, translated from the coding sequence GTGGCGGAAATAATCGAATTCTTCAGCAGTTTGTCACCACAGGAGCGATTTTTTTGGGTCCTCCTAGTCATACAGGGGCTTGTCCTCCTCGGACTTCTAATCACCGGTTTTCAGCTGCATAAACTGATGAACCGCTATAGGTTACTCCTTACTGGAAACAAAGGTGCCAATTTAGAGGAAATCTTGCTTGATTTGGGCGAAAGAATGAAGAATGCGGAGGAAAGACTTTTAAGCGGAGAAGCAAGGATTGATCAGCTCGAGCGGGAGGCCACCGCTTATCTCCAGAGGTGGGCGCTTCAGCGGTATAAAGCCTTTGCCAACGTGGGCGGGGACCAGAGCTTTTCGCTTGTTCTTCTGGACCGCAAAGGCAACGGCGTAATGCTCAGCAGCATCTACGGGCGGGATGAATCAAGGGTATATGCCAAATCGATCAGCGGCGGAAAGGCGAATTACCCCCTGTCCGACGAAGAAGAACAGGTTTTAGCTGCAGCTCTTGAAGGAAGAAAATAA